From the Candidatus Nomurabacteria bacterium genome, one window contains:
- a CDS encoding class II fructose-bisphosphate aldolase family protein translates to MKTLREYIQDADTKGVAIGHFNISNLEALHGIYNAAKKLNLPVIIGVSEGEQKFAGIEEVAALVKTIRERDDYPIFLNADHHGSFESVRVCIDAGFDMVIFDGAKLSFDENVKITKQCVDYAREVSKNTGRDILVEAELGYIGSGSDIKDSIPEGAGVLTKPEDAKKFVDETGVDMFAPSVGSIHGLIKSGKPHIDADLVKEIKDTVKIPLVLHGGSGLRDEDFTNAIKAGVSVVHINSEIRLAFRDEVKEAIEENPNEITPAKILGPAVDAIEAVVEARLKLFNHLQ, encoded by the coding sequence ATGAAAACATTACGTGAATATATACAAGATGCTGATACGAAGGGAGTTGCTATAGGGCACTTCAATATTTCAAACCTAGAGGCATTGCATGGAATATACAATGCAGCAAAGAAATTAAATTTACCAGTTATAATCGGAGTTTCAGAAGGGGAGCAAAAATTTGCTGGAATCGAAGAGGTTGCCGCACTTGTAAAAACTATTCGCGAACGCGATGATTATCCTATTTTCTTGAACGCTGATCACCACGGATCATTCGAATCAGTTAGGGTCTGTATAGATGCAGGATTTGATATGGTTATATTTGATGGAGCAAAGCTATCTTTCGATGAAAATGTAAAAATAACTAAACAGTGTGTAGATTATGCACGCGAGGTTAGTAAAAATACTGGCCGAGATATTTTAGTTGAAGCTGAGCTCGGCTACATAGGTTCTGGTTCAGATATAAAAGATTCTATTCCAGAGGGTGCTGGAGTTTTGACTAAACCTGAAGACGCAAAGAAGTTTGTTGACGAGACAGGAGTGGACATGTTCGCTCCATCTGTTGGTTCTATCCATGGACTTATAAAATCCGGCAAGCCTCATATAGATGCAGACTTGGTGAAAGAAATAAAAGACACAGTAAAGATTCCTCTTGTATTGCACGGTGGTTCAGGTCTTCGAGATGAGGACTTTACGAATGCAATCAAGGCTGGGGTTTCAGTTGTGCACATAAACTCAGAGATACGTCTCGCCTTCAGAGATGAAGTAAAAGAAGCCATAGAAGAAAATCCAAACGAAATAACTCCAGCAAAGATTTTAGGACCAGCAGTAGATGCAATCGAGGCAGTAGTAGAAGCGAGATTAAAATTATTTAATCATTTACAATAA
- a CDS encoding carbohydrate kinase family protein → MLFSKKPYDFVAIGDIVTDAFIKLKDASTHCKLDQSACELCVRFGDKVPFESVEIIPAVGNCANAAVSASRLGLKSALVSTVGDDQNGKDCLMALEKNGVSTDYMRTNSEFPTNYHYVLWYDVERTILVKHAPFPHSLPKNMRAPKWIYLTSLGENSVEFHEEIANYLKSHPETKLAFQPGTFQIKLGTEKLKHIYSVTEIFFCNVEEAQRILNSTETDKLKLMDMLHVLGPKIIVMTDGIAGAYAREESGTSWFMPVYPHTPFERTGAGDAFASTIASTIAMGKSLKEALYWAPINAMSVTLQVGAQKGLLTKNKIEELLAQAPSDYKLKNLRN, encoded by the coding sequence ATGTTATTTAGTAAAAAACCCTATGACTTTGTCGCGATCGGAGATATTGTAACCGACGCATTTATAAAACTAAAAGATGCATCTACACACTGCAAGCTCGACCAGAGTGCATGTGAGCTTTGTGTGCGCTTTGGAGACAAAGTACCATTTGAATCTGTAGAAATAATTCCTGCTGTTGGAAACTGTGCAAATGCGGCCGTATCTGCAAGTCGACTTGGTTTAAAAAGTGCTCTAGTGTCAACCGTTGGAGATGACCAAAACGGAAAAGACTGTCTGATGGCTCTAGAAAAAAATGGAGTTTCTACAGATTATATGCGCACCAATAGTGAATTCCCAACAAACTATCACTATGTACTTTGGTATGACGTGGAGCGAACAATACTTGTAAAGCATGCACCATTCCCCCACTCTCTTCCAAAAAATATGCGAGCTCCAAAGTGGATATATCTAACATCTCTCGGTGAGAATTCTGTAGAATTTCATGAAGAAATCGCAAATTATTTAAAATCTCATCCAGAAACTAAGCTCGCATTTCAACCGGGAACTTTCCAAATAAAACTAGGAACTGAAAAACTGAAACACATCTATTCAGTTACGGAAATATTTTTCTGTAACGTAGAAGAAGCACAGAGAATTCTAAACTCAACCGAAACAGACAAGTTGAAACTTATGGACATGCTTCACGTACTTGGACCAAAGATAATCGTAATGACTGACGGGATAGCGGGTGCATATGCACGAGAAGAATCTGGAACAAGCTGGTTTATGCCAGTATACCCTCACACACCTTTTGAGCGCACTGGAGCGGGTGATGCTTTTGCTTCAACTATCGCAAGTACAATTGCTATGGGTAAAAGTCTAAAAGAAGCTCTGTATTGGGCACCTATAAACGCAATGTCAGTAACACTACAAGTCGGCGCGCAAAAAGGACTATTAACAAAAAACAAAATCGAAGAGCTTCTCGCACAAGCACCTAGCGACTACAAACTCAAAAACCTGCGTAACTAG